The Desulfuromonas sp. TF DNA segment GGCGGTGGGGGCGAAGGGGGTCTGCGAGCCCGCCGCCCTTCTCTCCGCGGGGAGTGACACCCTGCTGATCAAGAAGAAAATATGCGGCAACGTCACCGTGGCGGTGGCTGAAAAGATCTAAACCGTCATTGGTCACTTGTCATTGGTTCAAGGCCTTTACAGATGACGAATGACAAAGGACAAAGGACAGATTTATGGGAAAACTCTACGTCGTCGGCATCGGGCCCGGCGGCGCCGAACATATGACCCCCGCCGCCTGCACCGCCATCGGAAAGGCGCAGACGGTGGTGGGCTACAAGACCTATCTCGACCTTATCCCGGGGCTGCTGGACGGCAAGGAAGTCCGCTCCTCGGGGATGATGAAGGAAGTCGAGCGCTGCCGAGCGGCACTGGCCGAAGCCGCCGCCGGTAAGACGGTGGCCCTCGTCTCCTCGGGGGATGCCGGGATCTACGGCATGGCGGGGTTGGCTCTGGAATTGGGGGAGGAGTCCTGCGTCGACATCGAGATCGTCCCCGGGGTGTCGGCGGTGCAGGCGGCCGCCGCCCGCCTGGGGGCGCCCCTGATGCACGACTTCGCCGTCGTCTCTCTCTCAGACCTGCTGACCCCCTGGCCGTTGATCCGCCGTCGCCTCACCGCCGCCGCCTCCGCGGATTTCGTGGTCGCCCTCTACAACCCCAGAAGCAAGGGGCGCACGACGCAGATCGGCGAGGCTCGGGAGACCCTTTTGCGGCACCGCTCCCCGGCAACCCCGGTGGGCATAGTGCGCAACGCCTGCCGCGATGGGGAGGAGGTGACGGTGACGGACCTCGGCGCCCTGCTCGATCACTCCATCGACATGCTCAGCATCGTCATCGTCGGCAACTCGCAGTCGCGGCTCGACGCGGCGGGGCGGATCGTTACTCCGCGCGGATATGCGGTTCAGGGACGAGGGACGCGGGACGAGGGACGCGGAAATCAGGGCAAGGACGTTCTCGTTTCGCCTCCGGCGTCCCGCGTCCCGGACGCGGCGAGAGCCCTCTTCGTTGGCGGGACGGGGAGCGATGTCGGTAAAAGTGTCCTGGCGGCGGGACTGTGCCGCATTCTGAAACGCCGCGGCTTTTCCGTCGCCCCCTTCAAAGCCCAGAACATGGCCCTCAACTCCGCCGTAACGCCCGAAGGCGGGGAGATCGGCCGGGCCCAGGCCCTGCAGGCGGCGGCCTGCGGGCTGACGCCCCACACCGACATGAATCCCGTACTGCTCAAGCCCAATTCCGACACCGGCAGCCAGGTGATCCTCCGGGGACGCCCGGTGGGTAACATGACCGTGTCCGAATACCATGCCTTCAAGCCCGAAGCGTTCCGCACGGTGGAGGAGTCCTTCCGCCGGCTCGCCGCCGCCTACGATGTCGTGGTCATGGAGGGAGCGGGAAGCATCGCCGAAATCAACCTCAAGGCCCACGACATCACCAACCTGCGGGCCGCCGCCCTGGCCGCCGCGCCGGTGCTGCTGGTGGCCGACATCGACCGCGGCGGAGTCTTCGCCGCCATCGTCGGCACCCTGGAGCTGCTCGAACCGGCCGAGCGGGAGCGGATCGCCGGGGTGGTGATCAACAAGTTCCGGGGGGATCCGGACCTGCTGCGCCCGGGGATCGAGGCGGTGGAGGCCCGCACCGGAGTGCCGGTGCTGGGGGTGGTCCCCTGGCTCGATCTGCGGCTCCCCGAAGAGGACTCGGTGCCCCTCTCCCGCAAGGGGACCGGGTCACGGAAAAACGCCGTGCTCATCGGGGTGGTGCGCCTTCCCCGGATCTCCAACTACACCGATTTCGACCCCCTGGAGCAGGACCCGGGAGCGGAGCTGATCTATCTGGACGACCCCGGGCAGGTGGCCGGGTGCGATCTGCTGATCCTCCCCGGAACCAAGAGCACCCTCTCCGACATGGAGTTCCTGCGCGCCCGGGGGTTCTTCGCCGCCATCCGCGAACACCACGAGGCCGGGGGATGCGTCGTGGGGATCTGCGGCGGCTACCAGATGCTCGGAGGACGGGTCGCCGACCCCCTGGGGGTGGAGTCTTCCCCCAGCGAAGCCGAGGGCCTGGGGCTGCTGGATATCGCCACGGTGATGACCCCGGACAAGCAGACCCATCAGGCCGAAGGAATTCCCTTGCCGGCGGCCGGGGAGACCCCCCTGGGGGGGCTGGAGAAGGTGGCAGGCTACGAGATCCACATGGGGGAGACCGTTCTCGGCCCGGCGGCGCGGCCCCTGCTGCGCCTGACTATCCGCTCGGGAAACCGCGTCGATCTGGAGGATGGGGCGGTTTCCCCGGACGGCCGAATATGGGGCACCTATCTGCACGGGCTCTTCGACGATCCGTCCGTCCGCCGCGCGCTCGTGGACGATCTGCGCCGCCGGCGCGGACTGCCGCCGGCCCCGCCAGCCTCGGCCTCCACCCTGGAGGAAGAGTTGGATCGGCTGGCCGACCATNNNNNNNNNNNNNNNNNNNNNNNNNNNNNNNNNNNNNNNNNNNNNNNNNNNNNNNNNNNNNNNNNNTCTCGACCTCGGCCGCCTTTTTCATCTCACGGGCCTTGAACTGCTGGAGGCGGGTTGATGGATTTGCTGATCCCCGCCGCCTTCGCTCTCGACCTCCTTCTGGGAGATCCACGGTGGCTCCCGCATCCGGTCGTCTACATCGGCGCTTGCATCAAGTGGCTCGAAGGGCTGCTGACCGAACATGTCGGCAGCCGCCGTCTGGCAGGGGTACTCCTCACCGCCCTGACCCTTGCGGCAACCGGAGCCGCCGCTTCCGTTTTTCTGTACCTGGCGGCGGAGATCGATCCGCTTTTCGGCTGGGCCGCCGCCCTGTGGCTGGCCTTCACCACCCTGGCCCTGCGTTCCCTTCACAAGGAGAGCCGCGCCGTGGTGAAGCTGGTAGAGGAGGGACGACCGGACGAAGCGCGCCAGGCTCTCGCTCTCATCGTCGGTCGGGACACGGCCGGATTGAGCGAAGAGGCCGTCGTGAAAGCCTGCATCGAGACCGTGGCGGAGAATACCTCCGATGGGATTGTCGCGCCGCTCTTCTACCTCTTTCTCGGCGGGCCGGTGCTGGCTGTCCTGTACAAGGCGGCCAACACCCTCGACTCCATGGTCGGCTACCGCAACGAGCGCTATCGGGAACTCGGCTGGGCCTCGGCCCGTCTGGACGACCTGCTCAACCTCATCCCGGCCCGGCTCACCGGCGTCCTGATGGCGCTGGCCGCCTGGCCTCTGGGGCTCGATCCCTGGGGAGCTCTGAAGATTATGGGACGCGATGCCCGCAAACCCGCCAGCCCCAACGCCGGATTCCCCGAGGCCGCCGCCGCCGGGGCTCTCGGCGTCCAGTTGGGCGGTCCGGCTTCCTATTTCGGCAAGCAGGTGGAAAAACCGGTCCTGGGCGACCCCGACCGGCCGGTCACGGTGACTGCATACCGGAAGATGGTGCGCCTCATGTATCTGACTTCTTTTCTTGCTCTGGCCCTGGGGGTGATTCTGACATGGCTGATCCGGTAGACGTTCGTTTCGCCCACGGCGGAGCGGTGGCTCAGGCGGCGCTGGAGCTCGGCAGGCCGCCCGGCGAAATCCTCGATTTTTCCGCCAGCATCAATCCGCTGGGGATGCCGCGGGAAGTCCTGGAAGCGGCCCGGGAGGCGATGACACACGCCGTTCATTACCCTGAGATCGACGCCTCCTCCTTAGTGACGGCGCTGGCAGCGGCGCATGGGTTGCCGGCAGAACATTTTCTCCCCGGCAGCGGCTCCACGGAGCTTCTCTATCTTTTTCCCCGGGTGTTGCGGCCCCGCCGAGCCCTGCTGGTGGCGCCCGCCTTCAGCGAGTACGAGCGCGGCCTGAGCCAGGTGGGCGCTGCGATCGACATATTCCCCCTTTCCGCCGACAACGGTTTCCACCTCGATCCCTGCCTGCTGGTGCGCCATCTCCATCCCGAAACCGACCTGGTGCTTCTGGCCAATCCCGGCAACCCGACCGGCGCCGGCATCGACCCCCATGTCGTCGAATCGATTGCCCGCGCGGTTCGCGAGCAGGCGCTGGTGGCCGTGGACGAGGCCTTCGTCGACTTCTGCCCTCAGCGGTCGGTCCTCGGCGCCGTGGGGCTCCACAGCAATCTCTATGTCTTTCGCTCTCTCACCAAGTTCTACGCCATCCCAGGCCTGCGTGCGGGCTACCTGGCCGGCCCGGCCGCCGGGATCGCCCGCCTGCGGGCCGCCAAAGAGCCGTGGACCCTCTCCGTTCCCGCCCTGGTCGCTGCCGAAACCTGTCTTGGCCAGGAGGACTATCGGCAAAGGACCCTGGAGACAATCCCCTCCTTGCGGAAAGATCTGACCCGGGGACTGGAAGACCTCGGAATGACGGTTTTCCCTTCGGAAGCCAACTTTCTCCTGGTGCGCCTGGAGGAGGGAGAACCGCCTGCTTCCCGCCTTGCGGCGGAGCTCAGGGGGATGGGAATTCTTATTCGAGACTGTTCCAATTTTCCGTCTCTGGATGAAAGATACGTGAGAGTGGCGGTGCGAACCCAGAAAGAGAATGCGCGGCTGCTGCAGGCACTGAGCGGAGTTCTTCAGAAGGATGAAAGGAGCGAAAGCAAAGCGGGCTCTTTTTGAGGGCTCGGCGTTCAGAGGCTTTTCGTCGTCAGCCGCACCCCATCGACGGCGTGGTTCTCGTTCAGGCGCAGCACGACGTCGGCCCGTCCGGGCATCTCCTCCAGCATGTGCCGGGTCAACCGCTCATAATGCATGATGAACCGGCGCA contains these protein-coding regions:
- a CDS encoding cobyric acid synthase codes for the protein MGKLYVVGIGPGGAEHMTPAACTAIGKAQTVVGYKTYLDLIPGLLDGKEVRSSGMMKEVERCRAALAEAAAGKTVALVSSGDAGIYGMAGLALELGEESCVDIEIVPGVSAVQAAAARLGAPLMHDFAVVSLSDLLTPWPLIRRRLTAAASADFVVALYNPRSKGRTTQIGEARETLLRHRSPATPVGIVRNACRDGEEVTVTDLGALLDHSIDMLSIVIVGNSQSRLDAAGRIVTPRGYAVQGRGTRDEGRGNQGKDVLVSPPASRVPDAARALFVGGTGSDVGKSVLAAGLCRILKRRGFSVAPFKAQNMALNSAVTPEGGEIGRAQALQAAACGLTPHTDMNPVLLKPNSDTGSQVILRGRPVGNMTVSEYHAFKPEAFRTVEESFRRLAAAYDVVVMEGAGSIAEINLKAHDITNLRAAALAAAPVLLVADIDRGGVFAAIVGTLELLEPAERERIAGVVINKFRGDPDLLRPGIEAVEARTGVPVLGVVPWLDLRLPEEDSVPLSRKGTGSRKNAVLIGVVRLPRISNYTDFDPLEQDPGAELIYLDDPGQVAGCDLLILPGTKSTLSDMEFLRARGFFAAIREHHEAGGCVVGICGGYQMLGGRVADPLGVESSPSEAEGLGLLDIATVMTPDKQTHQAEGIPLPAAGETPLGGLEKVAGYEIHMGETVLGPAARPLLRLTIRSGNRVDLEDGAVSPDGRIWGTYLHGLFDDPSVRRALVDDLRRRRGLPPAPPASASTLEEELDRLADH
- the cbiB gene encoding adenosylcobinamide-phosphate synthase CbiB; translated protein: MDLLIPAAFALDLLLGDPRWLPHPVVYIGACIKWLEGLLTEHVGSRRLAGVLLTALTLAATGAAASVFLYLAAEIDPLFGWAAALWLAFTTLALRSLHKESRAVVKLVEEGRPDEARQALALIVGRDTAGLSEEAVVKACIETVAENTSDGIVAPLFYLFLGGPVLAVLYKAANTLDSMVGYRNERYRELGWASARLDDLLNLIPARLTGVLMALAAWPLGLDPWGALKIMGRDARKPASPNAGFPEAAAAGALGVQLGGPASYFGKQVEKPVLGDPDRPVTVTAYRKMVRLMYLTSFLALALGVILTWLIR
- the cobD gene encoding threonine-phosphate decarboxylase CobD, which produces MADPVDVRFAHGGAVAQAALELGRPPGEILDFSASINPLGMPREVLEAAREAMTHAVHYPEIDASSLVTALAAAHGLPAEHFLPGSGSTELLYLFPRVLRPRRALLVAPAFSEYERGLSQVGAAIDIFPLSADNGFHLDPCLLVRHLHPETDLVLLANPGNPTGAGIDPHVVESIARAVREQALVAVDEAFVDFCPQRSVLGAVGLHSNLYVFRSLTKFYAIPGLRAGYLAGPAAGIARLRAAKEPWTLSVPALVAAETCLGQEDYRQRTLETIPSLRKDLTRGLEDLGMTVFPSEANFLLVRLEEGEPPASRLAAELRGMGILIRDCSNFPSLDERYVRVAVRTQKENARLLQALSGVLQKDERSESKAGSF